Part of the Maridesulfovibrio sp. genome, AAGTAAAAGGGCGCTAGACTAAACGTCTAACACCCTGTATTTACTGTGGTAGGCCACCAAGGACTTGAACCTTGAACCAACGGATTAAGAGTCCGCTGCTCTACCAATTGAGCCAGTGACCCGTGTCGTGAGAATGGGTTTAGAGACATTCACTCTGGATGTCAATCAGTTTTTTATTTTTTTATTTAAAAAAGGCAACTAAATGCGTTTTAAGCTAATTTGTTTAATTTTATTGAGTTTCATTTCAACCTTTGCGCTTATCTGTCCGCAAACGGCCCTCAGTGCCCAAAATCAGAATCCCAACCTGAATACCAAATGGAATCTTTATAGCCTCAGCAAAGAAGACCAGAAACAAGTCGGACTGAAAACCAACATTCTGGTTGGATTGATGCTTGAGCCTATGAACGGCTGGTACACATATTCCAACAATCCGGGCAAGCTGGGCCAACCGACTACCCTTAAAGTCACCCTGACCCCGGATAACACTATTCTTCCAGCCATCTACCTCCCGGGAAAACTCAAGGATGATCCCTTTAACAAAGGTAAAAAAGTCTCAACTTACTCAGACCCGACCCCGATTCTGGTGCCAGTGCCACCGTCCTTGAAATCCTTCACACTAAAGGCCAAGCTATCTCTGCTCATGTGCTCCAAGACAGCCTGCCAGCCTTTCAGGACTGATCTCAGTTTCTTCGGCATGGCGGTATCACCTGACAAACTTCCGCAGGCCAGCCTACAACCTTGGTGGCCGGAATTTGTAAAAATGCGCAAGGGAGCCAAAACCATCAAAATCTCCCTAAAAAATATCGCAGCCAAAGTTGAAGTTATAAAGACGGAAAAAGATGCTATATCCCAGCCGCAAAAGACCGCTCCTCCTGTTCAGGATGTAGAGAAAAATGGAACTGAATCCACGTTCTCATTCGACTCCCTAAAGCCCCGCTCCTTCACACCGGGGCTTGAAGTAACAGATCTGACAACCGCAATCCTCTTCGGGCTGCTGGCCGGATTCCTGCTTAACTTTATGCCCTGCGTACTTCCGGTGATCAGCCTGAAGCTCTCTACCCTGCTCGCCGGGGCGGGACATGAAAGCGCGGAAGAACAGAAACGCGGTTTCAGGGAACACAATATTTTCTTTGCCCTCGGCATCCTGCTCTACTTCGGGGTCCTCAGCTGCATCCTCGGTATGACAGGTATGGCTTGGGGCCAGATTTTCCAGAAACCGCCGGTGGTCATCGGGCTGACCGGGATTGTATTCGCACTCAGCCTGAGTCTGTTCGGACTGTTCAATCTGCCCATTGTGGACCTCAAGCTTGGATCTGAAAACAGCGGACCGCGTAGACAGGCTCTGTTTACTGGAGTGCTTGCCACCCTTCTGGCGACACCGTGCAGCGGCCCCTTTCTCGGCGGGGTGCTAGGCTGGGCCATGGTGCAGCAGCATTATGTGATCAGCTCGGTTTTCCTGAGTGTAGGCGCAGGCATGGCTTTGCCTTACATTTTAATGGCAATTTTCCCGGCACTGGCAACCAAATTTCCTAAACCCGGAGCATGGACCATATGGATTGAACGGGCCGCAGGATTTTTTCTTGCCGGAACCTGTATCTACCTGTTCAGCATCCTACCAGAGGATATGTACATCCCAACCATGATTTTCCTCTGGTTCACTGCTGTGGGAGCTTGGATGTGGGGGCTTTCCGCAGGCGCGGACAAGAAATCAATTATGTACCTGCTGCGTATCGGCGCGCTGACAATCTGTATCGGGGCAGGATTCTGGGCCGCAACTCCGCAGGA contains:
- a CDS encoding cytochrome c biogenesis protein CcdA; this encodes MSFISTFALICPQTALSAQNQNPNLNTKWNLYSLSKEDQKQVGLKTNILVGLMLEPMNGWYTYSNNPGKLGQPTTLKVTLTPDNTILPAIYLPGKLKDDPFNKGKKVSTYSDPTPILVPVPPSLKSFTLKAKLSLLMCSKTACQPFRTDLSFFGMAVSPDKLPQASLQPWWPEFVKMRKGAKTIKISLKNIAAKVEVIKTEKDAISQPQKTAPPVQDVEKNGTESTFSFDSLKPRSFTPGLEVTDLTTAILFGLLAGFLLNFMPCVLPVISLKLSTLLAGAGHESAEEQKRGFREHNIFFALGILLYFGVLSCILGMTGMAWGQIFQKPPVVIGLTGIVFALSLSLFGLFNLPIVDLKLGSENSGPRRQALFTGVLATLLATPCSGPFLGGVLGWAMVQQHYVISSVFLSVGAGMALPYILMAIFPALATKFPKPGAWTIWIERAAGFFLAGTCIYLFSILPEDMYIPTMIFLWFTAVGAWMWGLSAGADKKSIMYLLRIGALTICIGAGFWAATPQERTAHWIGFEQQDFTARLGHEAMLVEFTADWCPSCKVLEQTVLTPANLNRWQEQYNLTFIKVDLTAPDKVADKFLRALGSRSIPLAAIFKPGEDSSSPTVIRDLYTTGQMNEALSQTLK